From one Triticum aestivum cultivar Chinese Spring chromosome 4B, IWGSC CS RefSeq v2.1, whole genome shotgun sequence genomic stretch:
- the LOC123091785 gene encoding ATP-citrate synthase alpha chain protein 2, which translates to MARKKIREYDSKRLLKEHLKRLAGIDLHILSAQVTQLTDFAELVNQHPWLSTTKLVVKPDMLFGKRGKSGLVALNLDVAQVKEFVKERLGVEVEMGGCKAPITTFIVEPFVPHDQEYYLSVVSERLGSTISFSECGGIEIEENWDKVKTVFLPTEKPMTPDACAPLIATLPLEARGKIGDFIKGVFAVFQDLDFSFIEMNPFTMVNGEPYPLDMRGELDDTASFKNFKKWGNLEFPLPFGRVLSSTESFIHELDDKTSASLKFTVLNPKGRIWTMVAGGGASVIYADTVGDLGYASELGNYAEYSGAPNQEEVLQYARVVLDCATADPDGRKRALLIGGGIANFTDVAATFSGIIQALREKESKLKASRMHLYVRRGGPNYQTGLAKMRKLGAEIGVPIEVYGPEETMTGICKQAIECIMAAS; encoded by the exons ATGGCGCGCAAGAAGATCCGGGAGTACGACTCCAAGCGCCTCCTCAAGGAGCACCTCAAGCGCCTGGCCGGCATCGACCTGCACATCCTCTCCGCCCAG GTCACACAATTGACGGACTTTGCGGAGCTTGTGAACCAGCATCCATGGCTGTCGACCACCAAACTGGTTGTGAAGCCTGACATGCTGTTCGGGAAGCGTGGGAAGAGTGGCCTTGTGGCACTCAACCTGGATGTAGCCCAAGTCAAGGAGTTTGTGAAGGAGCGGTTGGGAGTCGAG GTCGAGATGGGTGGCTGCAAAGCTCCAATTACCACTTTCATAGTTGAGCCGTTTGTCCCCCACGATCAAGAGTACTACCTTTCAGTTGTGTCCGAAAGGTTGGGTAGCACCATTAGCTTCTCGGAATGTGGAGGCATTGAAATCGAGGAGAACTGGGACAAGGTTAAGACAGTCTTTCTTCCGACCGAGAAGCCAATGACACCTGATGCTTGTGCTCCCTTGATTGCAACCCTTCCACTGGAG GCACGCGGAAAGATTGGTGATTTCATTAAAGGAGTGTTTGCTGTCTTCCAAG ACTTAGATTTCTCATTTATTGAGATGAACCCATTCACCATGGTGAATGGGGAGCCATATCCGCTGGACATGAGAGGAGAATTGGATGACACTGCATCTTTCAAGAACTTCAAGAA GTGGGGAAATTTAGAATTCCCTCTACCATTCGGCAGAGTTCTCAGTTCTACAGAAAGTTTTATCCATGAGCTGGACGACAAG ACCAGCGCGTCTTTGAAGTTCACAGTTTTGAACCCAAAGGGACGCATCTGGACAATGGTTGCTGGAGGTGGTGCCAGTGTCATATATGCTGACACG GTTGGAGATTTGGGATATGCTTCAGAGTTAGGAAATTATGCAGAATACAGTGGTGCTCCCAACCAGGAGGAGGTTCTGCAGTATGCTAGAGTAGTACTTGAT TGTGCGACTGCGGACCCTGATGGCCGCAAGAGAGCCCTTCTCATTGGAGGTGGTATAGCCAACTTCACTGATGTCGCTGCCACTTTTAGTGGCATCATTCAGGCATTAAGAGAGAAG GAATCCAAGTTAAAGGCATCCAGGATGCACCTCTATGTTCGACGAGGCGGTCCAAATTACCAAACTGGACTGGCGAAAATGCGCAAGCTTGGTGCAGAAATCGGTGTTCCGATTGAG GTGTATGGACCGGAAGAGACAATGACTGGCATCTGCAAGCAAGCAATTGAATGCATTATGGCGGCATCATAA